From the Helicoverpa zea isolate HzStark_Cry1AcR chromosome 28, ilHelZeax1.1, whole genome shotgun sequence genome, one window contains:
- the LOC124643761 gene encoding uncharacterized protein LOC124643761 isoform X2, whose translation MDSKLKELVKKRASCKAKLTLFSNYLNVVLSCSRLSDLQVTELETRLDKMDLLYNDYDKIQGDIELLMEDSAEALADREAFQNQYFSLVSSAREVRRQHSERRASVLQRTRWHASTGEIKLNQLVLIREKTQPPLHWLLGRIVKVFPGADGITRVAEIKTKKGNITRAFNNICPLPIEDDVSTRAGCSETSRT comes from the exons atggaCTCTAAACTTAAAGAATTAGTTAAGAAACGTGCAAGCTGTAAAGCTAAACTTACGCTTTTCagcaattatttaaatgtagtcCTTTCTTGTTCACGATTAAGTGATTTACAAGTAACAGAACTGGAAACCCGACTTGATAAAATGGATTTATTATACAATGACTATGATAAAATACAGGGGGATATCGAGCTGCTGATGGAGGACTCCGCCGAGGCATTGGCTGATCGCGAAGCCTTTCAAAACCAATACTTCTCCTTGGTGTCATCGGCGCGCGAGGTGCGACGTCAGCATAGCGAGCGAAGAGCCAGCGTGTTG CAGAGAACCAGATGGCATGCGTCCACAGGCGAAATTAAGCTGAATCAGTTAGTTCTGATCAGAGAGAAAACGCAACCACCACTACATTGGCTATTAGGCCGTATCGTCAAGGTGTTTCCTGGTGCTGACGGCATCACGAGGGTGGCGGAAATCAAAACCAAGAAGGGCAACATCACAAGGGCCTTCAACAACATATGTCCTTTACCTATTGAAGACGATGTTTCAACCCGGGCAGGATGTTCGGAAACCTCTAGAACATAG
- the LOC124643761 gene encoding uncharacterized protein LOC124643761 isoform X1 — protein sequence MDSKLKELVKKRASCKAKLTLFSNYLNVVLSCSRLSDLQVTELETRLDKMDLLYNDYDKIQGDIELLMEDSAEALADREAFQNQYFSLVSSAREVRRQHSERRASVLVSSVQASDNNDATQSKHSVVKLPQISLPHFDGSYQHWLEFRDTFDSLIHKNTLLDDISKFHYLRSSLKGAAALIIRSLDFNSGNYSIAWDLLTKRYNNNRLLVNNHVQSLFNVDQIEKESSKAVRHLVDSTTKNLRALTILGQPTQHWDTLIIYIMAHKLDTKTYVHWEEFRNTLSEAPTLSKFLTFLNNRADLLESVEDSEAIKNKTSNNKSNKQKSFAITSTDNNNISNKVSSSNCPMCKQSHVLFKCDSFRKLTSDVRNQKAKEYKVCLNCLNPGHSEQKCKLWARCKYCKAKHNTLLHVDKDSEPTTSSQITDNVTLTAKAIQNTTSSTVLLSTARVKVRDSSGRSHVARVLLDNGSTANFITEELCAENQMACVHRRN from the exons atggaCTCTAAACTTAAAGAATTAGTTAAGAAACGTGCAAGCTGTAAAGCTAAACTTACGCTTTTCagcaattatttaaatgtagtcCTTTCTTGTTCACGATTAAGTGATTTACAAGTAACAGAACTGGAAACCCGACTTGATAAAATGGATTTATTATACAATGACTATGATAAAATACAGGGGGATATCGAGCTGCTGATGGAGGACTCCGCCGAGGCATTGGCTGATCGCGAAGCCTTTCAAAACCAATACTTCTCCTTGGTGTCATCGGCGCGCGAGGTGCGACGTCAGCATAGCGAGCGAAGAGCCAGCGTGTTGGTGAGTTCCGTACAAGCTTCAGATAATAATGACGCCACACAGTCGAAACATAGTGTTGTGAAATTACCACAGATTAGTTTACCACATTTTGATGGAAGCTATCAGCATTGGCTCGAGTTTAGAGACACGTTTGATTCTCTTATACACAAGAACACATTGTTGGATGACATAAGTAAATTTCATTATCTGAGGTCCTCGTTAAAGGGTGCTGCTGCCTTAATTATTAGAAGCTTGGATTTTAATTCTGGTAACTACAGCATCGCCTGGGATTTATTGACGAAACGTTACAATAATAATCGTCTTTTGGTAAATAATCATGTTCAATCGTTATTTAATGTCGATCAAATAGAAAAGGAGTCCAGTAAAGCAGTACGTCATTTAGTCGATAGTACTACAAAAAATCTCAGAGCTTTAACAATTTTAGGACAACCGACGCAGCACTGGGACaccttaattatttatataatggcTCACAAATTAGATACTAAAACTTACGTTCATTGGGAAGAATTTAGAAATACGTTATCCGAGGCACCTACATTGTCtaaatttttaacttttttaaataacaggGCAGACTTGTTGGAATCAGTTGAGGACTCTGAAGCTATTAAAAACAAGACCtcaaacaataaatcaaataagcAAAAAAGTTTTGCCATAACATCaactgataataataatatttcaaataaggTTTCGAGCTCAAATTGTCCAATGTGCAAACAAagtcatgttttatttaagtgtGATAGTTTTCGAAAACTGACGTCAGATGTTCGTAATCAGAAGGCTAAAGAATACAAGGTTTGTCTTAACTGTTTAAACCCGGGCCATTCCGAACAAAAATGCAAATTGTGGGCTCGGTGCAAGTATTGTAAGGCAAAACATAATACACTGTTACACGTAGACAAAGACAGCGAGCCGACTACCAGTAGTCAAATAACAGATAATGTTACTTTAACTGCCAAAGCTATACAGAATACTACTTCGTCCACCGTATTGCTTTCCACAGCGAGGGTGAAGGTGCGCGACAGCAGCGGCCGCAGCCACGTAGCGAGGGTGCTGCTGGACAACGGCAGTACCGCAAACTTTATAACTGAGGAGCTGTGTG CAGAGAACCAGATGGCATGCGTCCACAGGCGAAATTAA
- the LOC124643760 gene encoding extracellular serine/threonine protein kinase four-jointed produces MDKTKEEFNPTQSFNERIPTLKDINVKEKINTMSTIDFRNRPYVIYNDFSTKKNYRKEVTYCFLSVILSFIFGLAIGIVVMSGQYEGKILVKDRSIPRDISTVKPEIKTEKNKFLAVSFTGQENKYNKDIYPKGLTEVMKDILKDTKSDRHAIVLNKTFIPDGATVLYDNVYWGPQIEDAMPQGYGDSSSEIWEKYIDDAEVVKMEPGCGRMQNRLVTFKDGVQACVRYRQNTDQIQGEIFSFYVGRLLNLTNLAPSVIRIVDLKDRLWKNVANDIASAQWSSNRAVVLTQYIPSLESASIPDIFRPTNRHLNKLDILKMSLRENDTDISKQLLLDKLRVKELKLKQEQQNFSHIDLKLNKKTVDRFLELAQWSDLIIFDYLTANLDRIVNNLFNYQWNVNIMDGPAHNLAKKMDSGLLIFLDNESGLLHGYRLLKKYNVYHSLMLDNLCVFRKRTIDSMKKLYSLKSIGSLLSDMFHKKNSVIIRDILPSLPEKNSKILIERIGKVLNQVEKCEMSFR; encoded by the coding sequence atggacaaaacaaaagaagaattcAATCCCACTCAATCTTTTAACGAAAGAATACCAACATTAAAAGATATCAATGTAAAGGAAAAGATAAACACTATGAGTACTATAGATTTCAGAAATAGACCGTATGTAATATACAACGACTTTAGTACTAAAAAGAATTACAGAAAAGAAGTAACTTACTGTTTTCTAAGTGTAATTCTAAGTTTTATCTTTGGTCTAGCAATAGGGATAGTAGTAATGAGTGGACAATACGAAGGAAAAATACTAGTAAAAGATAGATCAATACCTCGAGATATCAGCACAGTTAAACCAGAAATTAAGACAGAAAAGAACAAATTTTTAGCCGTATCTTTCACAGGACAGGAGAATAAGTACAATAAAGATATATATCCAAAAGGATTGACAGAAGTTATGAAGGATATCTTAAAGGACACGAAAAGTGATAGACATGCAATTGTTCTGAATAAGACTTTCATACCAGATGGAGCGACAGTTCTGTATGACAATGTGTACTGGGGACCTCAGATCGAAGATGCCATGCCTCAAGGGTACGGAGACAGTTCTTCAGAAATCTGGGAGAAGTACATAGATGATGCTGAAGTGGTGAAGATGGAGCCTGGATGTGGGAGAATGCAGAACCGGCTAGTCACTTTCAAGGATGGGGTGCAAGCTTGTGTCAGATACAGGCAAAACACAGACCAGATTCAAGGAGAAATATTCAGTTTCTACGTAGGAAGATTGTTAAATCTGACGAATCTAGCCCCTTCTGTTATTAGAATCGTTGATTTGAAAGATAGGCTTTGGAAAAATGTGGCAAACGATATAGCTAGTGCCCAATGGAGTAGTAATAGGGCTGTAGTGTTAACACAGTACATACCCAGTCTAGAATCCGCGTCAATACCTGATATATTCAGACCTACAAACAGACATCTGAATAAACTAGACATACTTAAAATGTCACTCAGAGAAAATGATACAGATATTTCTAAACAGCTTCTATTAGACAAGTTAAGAGTAAAAGAATTGAAATTGAAACAGGAACAACAGAATTTCAGCCATATTGATTTGAAACTTAACAAGAAGACTGTAGATAGATTTTTGGAACTAGCTCAGTGGTCAGACTTGatcatttttgattatttgACAGCCAATTTGGATCGGATAGTCAATAACCTTTTCAATTACCAATGGAATGTCAATATAATGGACGGTCCTGCTCATAATTTAGCTAAGAAAATGGATAGTGGACTTCTAATCTTCCTAGACAATGAATCAGGACTCTTACACGGGTATAGACTTTTGAAGAAGTATAATGTCTATCATAGTTTAATGTTAGACAATTTGTGTGTCTTCAGAAAAAGGACTATAGACTCTATGAAAAAGCTTTACAGTTTAAAATCAATTGGCTCGCTATTGAGTGATATGTTCCATAAAAAGAATTCGGTGATCATTAGGGATATTCTTCCTTCTCTGCCGGAGAAGAATTCTAAGATTCTAATTGAAAGAATAGGTAAAGTTTTGAATCAAGTTGAAAAATGTGAAATGAGTTTTAGATAG